GGGTCTGCCAGTCAGTAAGCAATGGCTCTACGATAGACACAAAGTCCCAGCCCCCGGCCCCGAGGAAGATTTATTTACGGGAGGGGCGATGTCCTCATCGTCCGCCGCGTCTGCCCCGGGATCGCAGGTCTCCGCACCTGCTGCGTCAGCTCGCAGCGGTGCGCTTCAGCAATCGTCAGCCAAAGACCTTCCCACTTTTGAACCTTCTCACATTCACACCTCCGACTGCATTCATGCAGCATCGGAGTCCACGGCCTCCCTAAACGCTCGTCGCCTATCCGCCTACGTCGCATTCATCGACTTGCTCGCTAAAACCGACCTCAGCACTCACGACATCATTTGGTCAGGCGGCGACTGCGCCACCTGTGCCCCCTACAACGGCACCGCTTACGGCTCCGGTTGGACGACCCCGCCACCGATTCATCACAACTGCGATTGTAGTATCAGTGTGCAGCCGAAGTCGGAATAAATTAGCGCACCTATGTTTTATGCGTATTTGGTGTGACTTAAACTGTCCAAACAGATGTTCCCTTTCCCCCTGGAAGGGTTTCCACTTTTTGCCTGCTTTAGGCTTCTGCCCCCTTGTCGAGTTTTCTTCTCTGATAACTATCGCGTTAATTTCATTTTGAAAGAGGCTTTGTATTTTGTGAGCGTCTACGCCGCTTCTTTTTGAAAGTTTAAGGATACATTGTCTGGCTTTACTTATAGCCATCATCTTCTTTTTCTTGTGGCTCAGTCTTTGAGAGTAGCAGAGCGCATGGAAAGTGCCATTTGAACACAAGTTAATCGCTCTCTTAAATTCTTCACATTGTTTTGTGTTTAGTTTGAGGACTTTTTGTATATTCTGAATATCGTCATTCATTTCTTTTGTTGTTGGGAATGATTGTTTTCGGTAAATAGGATGTAGATTATTTTTGAATATTATGAATTCAATGCTAATATCTGTTATCACTCATCCGTCACCGTGTCCTGCATAACCAACGGCAACGCATAGATCATTCATCCGCCATTATTCATCGGCTAAGTGAAACACGATTGAACCCAGTGAAACCACCCCCTCGCCGCACGCATCCCGAGACGCAAATCTCATCGCATGCCCGAAGCCATCAAAGCCGCGCTTTCGACTGAATTAGTCATCAATCATCAGTCATCCGCCATGACTGAAGTTCCTCAAGAACTTCAGTATATGCCCCCAGGCACTCACCGCATCAATGCCTCCCGTGAAGGCAAGCCCGTCGCGCTCGATGTCACAGTCGACGCCGTCACTGCAGAAACGCTCAACACCTTTCTGCAAAATCAGCTAACTAAGTCTACCGAAGGCATCGACGATCGCCCCTTCTTCGACTTTAACCACGAAGACCGCGAGGCCGCTGCATGGCCGACCGAGTTCTACTGGGCAGGCGACGATCCCAAGACCGGCGGTGTCCGCGCCAAGATCGAATGGAGTGGGGCAGGCCAGAGCGCCGTGAAGGAAAAGACCTTCCGCCGTTTTTCTCCGACCTTCATCCCCGACGACCAAGGCAAAGTCATCGGCTCCGAAACCAACATGGGCGGCCTAGTCAACCGCGCTGCCTTCAAATCCATCCAGTCGCTATTTGCCAAAGGCAACCCGGGATCGCAGGTCTCCGAACCTGCCTCATCAGTGTCAGTCTCCATTATGAAAATCACCGCCAAACTCCACGCCCTCAAAATCATCGACTCCGTTGAAGCGTCCGAAGATGTCATGGCACAAGCCATCGAGGACAAATTCACCGAACTGGAAACCGAAAACCGGGAACTGAAAAACCGCATCGAAGATGCCATTAAAGCCCGCGCCACTTCGCAAGTCGAAGCCGCCCTCAAAGCTGGCCGCCTCGCCCCTGCCGATACAGACGCCAAAGCCTTCTGGCAAGAAGCCCTCATTCGCGACGAAGCCAAAGCCGTCAAAGCCCTCGAAGCGCTCCCCATCAATCCCGTCCTCGCCAAAGTCACCGAAGGCGACGACCCCAAGAATGGCCTGCTCGATAAGATGCACCTCCAACAAAAGAAGCTGGCAGAAGTCCGAGCCGCCAATCCTCAAGCCGACTTTCAAACCGTCTTCGCCAAAGCCCAATCCGAATCGCCGGACTTGTTCCGCTAAGCCATCCGCAATCAATCATCATTCATTAGCCATTTATTAATCATGTCCCAGCCCACCCGAACCAACGCAATCCTCCCATTTGTTCCCGCACGCGATCTCCGTGGATTGGAAGGCCAATTTGCTTTCATTGATGCCGATGGAAAGATCGATCACTATCATTACTATTACGGAGGCCCCGCTGCGGGTGTTCCTTTCGGGGTGATTCTTTGTGGCACCGATGTAAATGAAAAATCATCCATCGCGGTTTGCGCGGGCGGCTTTGCTGGAACGCTAAAAC
The nucleotide sequence above comes from Coraliomargarita algicola. Encoded proteins:
- a CDS encoding phage protease; the protein is MPEAIKAALSTELVINHQSSAMTEVPQELQYMPPGTHRINASREGKPVALDVTVDAVTAETLNTFLQNQLTKSTEGIDDRPFFDFNHEDREAAAWPTEFYWAGDDPKTGGVRAKIEWSGAGQSAVKEKTFRRFSPTFIPDDQGKVIGSETNMGGLVNRAAFKSIQSLFAKGNPGSQVSEPASSVSVSIMKITAKLHALKIIDSVEASEDVMAQAIEDKFTELETENRELKNRIEDAIKARATSQVEAALKAGRLAPADTDAKAFWQEALIRDEAKAVKALEALPINPVLAKVTEGDDPKNGLLDKMHLQQKKLAEVRAANPQADFQTVFAKAQSESPDLFR